From a single Paramisgurnus dabryanus chromosome 17, PD_genome_1.1, whole genome shotgun sequence genomic region:
- the LOC135749014 gene encoding retinol dehydrogenase 7, protein MKLALLSVSVPLISYKCFGEHIFTYLAVIIWLLLLAHMLSHTQKGLSGGFGRGVLVTGCDSGFGHHLAKKLDSMGFTVFAGCLNPNSPGAESLTEEGSDRMKIIRLDVTKDEHVKLAKDFVKANLPENGLYAVVNNAGVSDWGEIEWSTAEDFQKMADVNLFGAIRVTIAFLSLVRASKGRMLYVSSIFSFFNCLNMGAYSMSKRGLEAFADCLRVEMASFGVKVSIIQPGNFGAATNIQRKKTSQDIWDEFDAARKLKFSQKYIEMACEYFQSVCSLGFKDCTMVIDAMLHALTSAKPRARYLLVSWLDLCFFYIFPFLPTYITDAVFSLSPMYQHREVMLYS, encoded by the exons ATGAAGCTCGCATTATTAAGCGTATCTGTCCCGCTCATATCCTACAAATGTTTTGGCGAGCATATCTTTACATATTTAGCCGTCATCATCTGGCTTCTGCTCTTGGCTCACATGCTAAGCCACACACAAAAAGGCTTGTCGGGTGGATTTGGCCGTGGGGTGCTGGTGACGGGCTGTGACAGTGGATTTGGACATCATCTCGCTAAGAAACTGGACAGCATGGGTTTCACGGTGTTTGCTGGATGCTTAAACCCCAACAGTCCTGGGGCTGAGAGTCTGACTGAAGAAGGGTCTGATCGGATGAAGATAATACGACTGGATGTGACCAAAGATGAACATGTAAAGTTGGCCAAGGACTTCGTGAAGGCAAATTTGCCAGAGAATG GTCTTTATGCTGTGGTGAACAACGCAGGAGTGAGCGACTGGGGTGAAATCGAGTGGAGTACAGCTGAGGACTTTCAGAAGATGGCTGATGTTAATTTATTCGGTGCCATCAGAGTCACCATTGCTTTCTTGTCTCTTGTCAGGGCTTCTAAAG GTCGTATGTTGTACGTCTCAAGTATCTTTTCTTTCTTCAACTGTCTGAATATGGGAGCGTACAGCATGTCCAAGCGAGGACTAGAGGCATTTGCAGACTGTTTAAGAGTAGAGATGGCCAGTTTTGGGGTTAAG GTCAGTATTATTCAACCTGGAAATTTTGGTGCCGCCACAAACATTCAACGCAAGAAAACCTCACAGGACATATGGGATGAGTTTGACGCTGCACGTAAACTTAAATTCAGCCAGAAATACATTGAGATGGCATGTGAATATTTCCAGTCGGTCTGCTCGTTAGGATTTAAGGATTGCACAATGGTAATCGATGCCATGTTGCACGCACTTACCTCTGCCAAACCTCGAGCTCGATACCTGCTGGTTTCCTGGCTGGATTTGTGTTTTTTCTACATCTTCCCTTTTCTGCCCACATACATCACTGATGCTGTGTTTAGTCTGAGCCCCATGTATCAACATCGTGAAGTTATGCTTTACTCTTAA
- the ccr6b gene encoding C-C chemokine receptor type 6 — MDYNVSYTVDYYENYTDDDSTSFYDQEPCNLRWNHEHEVVIQTYIYSLICVLGLVGNILVLVTYALYKKAKTMTDIYLVNVALADLLFVVALPLIIYNERHDWYMGTWACKVLSGSYSINLYSSTLLLACISGDRYVAIVQARRSVRIRTRVHVYSRLICSVTWLLAVFLSVPTFVYYQRVEETDGNECIPLYQLQDTAKVMKVLIPGTQMVVGFLVPLLVMMFCYSCIIGSLLKARNFRKHKAVRVVLVVVLVFVLCHLPYNVALLIHTMKLFKSRTCKDEQMILMTMSVSRNVAYLHCCLNPILYAFIGVKFRSHFCQILQDVRCLGKRYIYSGRSSQQTSDLYLSANKTVVEGSLENPSSFTM, encoded by the coding sequence ATGGATTACAATGTCTCGTATACTGTCGATTATTATGAGAATTACACCGACGACGACTCCACTTCATTTTACGACCAGGAGCCTTGTAACCTGAGATGGAACCACGAGCACGAGGTGGTCATCCAAACTTACATCTACTCTCTGATCTGTGTTCTCGGCCTGGTGGGCAACATCTTGGTCCTCGTCACGTACGCGTTGTACAAGAAAGCCAAGACCATGACAGACATCTACCTGGTTAACGTGGCGTTGGCCGATCTTCTCTTCGTCGTCGCCCTACCGTTGATCATCTATAACGAAAGGCACGACTGGTATATGGGAACGTGGGCTTGCAAGGTGCTGTCAGGTTCTTACAGCATCAATCTGTACAGCAGCACGCTTCTGTTGGCCTGCATCAGCGGCGACCGCTACGTAGCCATCGTCCAGGCCAGAAGATCAGTGCGGATTCGAACTCGAGTTCATGTGTACAGTCGTCTCATCTGCTCCGTAACATGGCTGCTCGCCGTCTTCCTGTCGGTGCCGACCTTCGTGTATTACCAGCGGGTCGAGGAGACGGACGGCAATGAATGCATTCCTTTGTATCAGTTACAAGACACGGCTAAAGTGATGAAGGTCCTGATTCCCGGCACTCAGATGGTGGTCGGGTTCCTGGTGCCACTTCTGGTCATGATGTTCTGCTACTCGTGCATCATTGGATCTCTGCTCAAAGCCAGGAACTTTCGGAAGCACAAGGCGGTGCGCGTGGTCCTCGTCGTGGTCTTGGTCTTCGTGCTCTGCCATCTGCCTTACAACGTGGCTCTTCTCATTCATACCATGAAACTTTTCAAAAGTAGAACTTGTAAGGACGAGCAGATGATCTTGATGACAATGTCCGTCAGCAGGAACGTGGCTTATCTTCACTGCTGCTTGAATCCCATTCTCTACGCCTTCATCGGGGTGAAATTCAGGAGTCATTTTTGTCAGATCCTGCAGGACGTAAGGTGTTTGGGAAAGAGGTACATCTACTCCGGTCGTTCCTCTCAGCAGACATCTGACTTGTATTTATCAGCTAACAAAACTGTGGTTGAGGGCAGTCTTGAAAACCCATCGTCTTTTACGATGTGA
- the atp6v1c2 gene encoding V-type proton ATPase subunit C 1-B: protein MMEFWLISVPLDKVSCQSLEKLKQVEDKTGLTTSTRVHIPELKVGTLDVLVGLSDDLSSLDSYTESVLHQTSQCLCDVMKEVGGKLLESILTNTEYKTHQKDKHSPLKSYFQTIQVDLAAYLTKFQWDRAKYPPAHPLKTLTDIISKQVSQVNTELKSRKAAYNNVKSNIQSIELKTEGSLQTRGLSDIVKKEDLVLNSEYLTTLLVVVSRTSYGLWERSYESMSKFVVPRSSRKLAEDKDAGIFTVTLFKNSVNEFNANAKNHKFTVRKYNLDEAEKQKLEMSRLTVDRKELCRTFVRWLKVNFSEIFVAWIHVKVLRTFVESVLRYGLPVGFQSVLLQPNKKNMKQLRKQLNSLFKHLDPAATAKGDVGFDIPDVSSGQQEYYSYICYPIKIKMMEPS, encoded by the exons ATGATGGAGTTCTGGTTGATCTCAGTTCCTCTGGATAAAGTCAGCTGTCAGTCTTTAGAGAAACTCAAACAGGTGGAAGACAAAACAGGTCTGACCACAAGCACCAGAGTCCACATCCCAGAGCTGAAG GTAGGAACATTGGATGTGTTAGTGGGTCTTTCTGATGATTTGTCCAGTCTGGACTCATACACAGAGAG TGTCCTGCATCAGACCTCACAGTGTTTGTGTGACGTGATGAAAGAGGTCGGTGGGAAACTGTTGGAGAGCATTTTAACAAACACAG AATACAAAACTCATCAGAAAGATAAACACTCACCTTTGAAATCCTACTTTCAGACGATACAGG TCGACTTGGCAGCATATCTAACCAAGTTTCAATGGGACAGAGCCAAATATCCTCCTGCACATCCTTTAAAGACCCTCACTGACATCATCTCTAAA CAAGTGTCTCAGGTGAACACAGAGCTGAAGTCACGCAAAGCTGCTTACAATAATGTGAAGTCCAATATTCAAAGCATTGAGCTGAAAACTGA GGGATCTCTACAGACGCGTGGGTTGAGTGACATTGTGAAAAAGGAGGACCTGGTTTTAAATTCAGAGTATCTCACAACACTGCTGGTTGTGGTGTCCAG GACGTCATATGGACTATGGGAGAGGAGCTATGAATCCATGTCAAAGTTTGTTGTTCCTCGATCCAGCCG GAAGTTGGCTGAAGATAAAGACGCAGGGATTTTCACAGTAACGCTCTTTAAGAATTCAGTCAATGAATTTAATGCCAATGCCAAAAATCACAA GTTTACGGTAAGGAAATACAACCTGGATGAGGCCGAGAAGCAAAAGCTGGAAATGAGCCGTCTCACTGTGGACCGGAAGGAATTGTGT AGGACTTTTGTACGCTGGCTGAAGGTGAACTTCAGTGAGATCTTTGTGGCCTGGATTCACGTCAAGGTTCTCCGTACATTTGTTGAGTCAGTCCTCAG ATACGGCCTACCGGTGGGTTTCCAGTCAGTTTTACTGCAGCCCAATAAGAAGAACATGAAGCAGCTTAGAAAGCAACTCAACTCTTTATTTAAACATCTCGATCCCGCGGCGACTGCTAAAGGAGAT GTGGGGTTTGATATCCCAGATGTGAGCTCTGGACAACAGGAATATTATTCCTACATCTGTTACCCcatcaaaattaaaatgatGGAGCCAAGCTAG